A region of Paraburkholderia largidicola DNA encodes the following proteins:
- a CDS encoding patatin-like phospholipase family protein yields MKPSSPRLSRRTFSIAAASAVLSACASTGSKPDTVTPTPSTASVPPTPSVKPQRPLRIGLALGGGAARGFAHIGVIKALEARNIQVDLICGTSAGSVVGALYASGLNGFALNKLALTMDEASISDWAMPFRTRGFLQGVALQNYLNKTLDNRPIEKMAKPLGVVATDLKTGQPILFQRGNTGIAVRASSSVPSVFEPVKIGGHEYVDGGLVSPVPASFARKMGADFVIAVDISARPETALTESSFDVLMQTFTIMGQTIKAYELDKYADVVIRPNLNAMSGTDFGQRNAAILAGEEAAARIAPELLRKLAAARATA; encoded by the coding sequence TTGAAACCGTCATCGCCACGCCTGTCCCGCCGCACGTTCTCGATTGCCGCGGCCTCCGCTGTTCTCTCCGCCTGCGCGTCGACGGGCAGCAAGCCCGACACTGTCACGCCCACGCCCAGCACCGCGTCCGTCCCGCCGACGCCGTCCGTCAAGCCGCAACGGCCGCTGCGCATCGGGCTTGCGCTCGGCGGCGGCGCGGCACGTGGCTTTGCGCATATCGGCGTGATCAAGGCACTGGAGGCGCGCAACATCCAGGTCGATCTGATATGCGGGACGAGCGCCGGCTCGGTGGTCGGCGCGCTGTACGCGTCGGGCCTGAACGGTTTCGCGCTCAACAAGCTCGCGCTGACCATGGACGAAGCATCGATCAGCGACTGGGCCATGCCGTTTCGCACGCGCGGTTTTCTGCAAGGCGTCGCACTCCAGAACTACCTGAACAAGACGCTCGACAATCGCCCGATCGAAAAGATGGCGAAGCCGCTCGGTGTCGTCGCAACGGATCTGAAAACCGGTCAGCCGATTCTCTTCCAGCGCGGCAACACGGGTATCGCGGTGCGCGCCTCGTCGAGCGTGCCGTCGGTGTTCGAACCGGTGAAGATCGGCGGGCATGAATACGTGGACGGCGGCCTCGTCAGCCCGGTGCCTGCGTCGTTCGCGCGCAAGATGGGCGCGGACTTCGTGATCGCCGTCGACATTTCCGCGCGGCCCGAAACGGCGCTGACCGAAAGCTCGTTCGACGTGCTGATGCAGACGTTCACGATCATGGGTCAGACCATCAAGGCATACGAGCTCGACAAATACGCCGACGTCGTGATCCGTCCGAATCTGAACGCGATGAGCGGCACCGACTTCGGACAACGCAACGCGGCGATTCTCGCAGGCGAGGAAGCCGCCGCGCGCATCGCGCCCGAACTGCTGCGCAAACTGGCGGCGGCGCGCGCAACGGCCTGA